In Picosynechococcus sp. PCC 7002, the following are encoded in one genomic region:
- a CDS encoding ParA family protein — MALIISTVNMKGGVGKTTLTVNLAACLARHHKKRVLVVDLDSQISATLSLMPPQDFARIRKGRRTISHLIEMAIKPTLKQSLDINDIICPYIANVQGLDLLPGDIELYDEYLVSEMLHQKAHKDPSLDFQAIWNNFELVLIRKILAPVMDKYDFIIMDCAPGYNLVTRSGLAASDFYILPARPEPLSVVGIQLLQRRIRALRDSHQDTDPRNIDPIKLDLLGIVFILSGGSLLNRYYNQVMKRVSDDFTSTQIFKYKIPMDVNVAKALDTFQPVVVSMPNTAGAKAFMKLTEEFLAKLKEAGGLAEQRPSRINLADIE, encoded by the coding sequence ATGGCACTCATCATTAGTACCGTCAACATGAAAGGGGGCGTTGGTAAAACCACCCTCACCGTCAACCTCGCCGCCTGCCTTGCCCGCCACCACAAAAAACGCGTACTTGTTGTTGACCTCGACTCCCAGATTAGTGCCACCCTCAGTTTGATGCCCCCCCAGGATTTTGCTCGAATCCGCAAAGGCCGCCGTACCATTAGCCATCTCATCGAAATGGCCATCAAGCCGACCCTCAAACAAAGCCTGGATATTAATGACATCATTTGTCCTTACATTGCCAACGTCCAGGGCCTAGACCTCCTTCCCGGTGACATTGAGCTTTATGACGAATATCTCGTCTCGGAAATGCTGCACCAAAAAGCCCATAAAGATCCCAGCCTAGACTTTCAAGCCATCTGGAACAATTTTGAGCTGGTCTTAATTCGTAAGATCCTGGCCCCGGTAATGGATAAATATGATTTCATCATTATGGACTGTGCCCCCGGCTATAACCTGGTAACCCGGAGTGGTTTGGCCGCCAGCGATTTTTATATTTTGCCTGCCCGCCCCGAACCTTTGTCTGTGGTGGGAATTCAACTACTGCAACGGCGAATCCGTGCCCTGCGAGATAGCCACCAGGATACTGACCCCAGAAATATCGATCCGATTAAATTAGATCTATTGGGCATCGTTTTTATTCTCTCTGGTGGGAGCCTGCTCAATCGCTACTACAACCAAGTGATGAAACGGGTTAGTGATGACTTTACCAGTACGCAAATTTTTAAATACAAAATCCCCATGGATGTGAATGTCGCCAAGGCCCTGGATACATTTCAGCCGGTCGTTGTTTCGATGCCAAATACGGCTGGAGCGAAGGCATTTATGAAACTCACAGAAGAGTTCCTGGCGAAACTCAAGGAAGCAGGGGGCCTCGCAGAGCAGCGTCCTTCTCGAATTAACCTCGCGGATATCGAATAG
- a CDS encoding ABC transporter permease: protein MKYWYETIAVSQRILLELWRRRRSLIFWILFPVSLLFLNGFILAERAGLSLAEAMEFAAPSTLVGAALFFSCLGGSIATVVSEREQHTLKRLFISPLSGTAYFLGIFLAHCLIGIGQALLVFAIAIFVGATFTGSVLVGIGIIFLSIIAYVGVGFILGTQLAKRTEDVNALVATFGVPLLILGGAFLPTSLFPEALLNAAQYNPIFHMNEALVGLWAEGETIGAIANHLWFLGIFALAMIGGGWLSYRRMIQVERQL from the coding sequence ATGAAATATTGGTACGAAACGATCGCCGTGAGCCAAAGAATCTTACTGGAGTTGTGGCGGCGGCGACGGAGCTTAATTTTTTGGATTTTATTTCCGGTATCTCTCCTGTTCCTCAATGGATTTATTTTGGCGGAGCGGGCAGGTTTGAGCTTGGCTGAAGCCATGGAATTTGCCGCCCCCTCAACGCTGGTAGGAGCAGCTTTATTTTTTAGCTGCTTGGGGGGGAGTATTGCAACGGTGGTTTCGGAACGGGAACAGCACACCCTCAAGCGTTTATTTATTTCTCCGTTGAGTGGGACGGCCTATTTTCTAGGAATTTTCCTGGCCCATTGTTTGATTGGGATTGGTCAAGCACTATTGGTCTTTGCGATCGCCATTTTTGTGGGCGCGACCTTCACGGGGTCTGTGCTGGTGGGCATTGGGATTATTTTCCTAAGCATCATCGCCTATGTGGGGGTTGGCTTTATTCTGGGCACCCAACTGGCGAAGCGTACCGAGGATGTCAATGCGTTGGTGGCGACCTTCGGCGTACCGTTATTGATCCTTGGCGGCGCTTTTTTACCGACTTCCCTCTTCCCGGAGGCTTTGCTCAATGCAGCCCAATACAATCCGATTTTTCACATGAATGAAGCTTTGGTGGGTCTTTGGGCTGAGGGGGAAACTATCGGGGCGATCGCCAATCATTTATGGTTCTTGGGAATCTTTGCCCTGGCGATGATTGGGGGCGGCTGGCTGTCCTATCGGCGAATGATCCAAGTGGAACGGCAATTGTAG
- a CDS encoding HAD family hydrolase, protein MAAKTIIAFDFDGVICDGLPEYFHSAWLGYQRIWPDEPITPTATLQGSFNDLRPLIETGWEMIILLRALRQGIPTVQLWQAWSDIVQRNLQQENLSATQLMEALDQVRDHQLQTQLDQWLGRHHFYPGMVTLLQNLLQQNDVAPYIITTKEARFTRQLLQHQNVDFPAAQIFGKEQKQPKTATLKQLLSPEVETFFFIEDRLKTLKKVQQQPELSTLQLFLADWGYNTAPERSSATQQGILVVNLSQWVQAVTEIVS, encoded by the coding sequence ATGGCAGCAAAAACAATTATCGCCTTTGACTTCGATGGGGTGATCTGTGACGGGCTGCCGGAATATTTTCATTCCGCTTGGCTTGGCTACCAAAGAATTTGGCCGGACGAACCCATAACCCCAACGGCAACCTTGCAGGGGAGTTTCAATGATCTACGCCCTCTGATCGAAACAGGTTGGGAAATGATTATTCTTTTGCGGGCGCTGCGGCAGGGCATTCCCACGGTTCAACTTTGGCAAGCATGGTCGGATATTGTTCAACGAAATCTACAGCAGGAAAATCTCAGTGCTACCCAGTTAATGGAAGCTCTTGATCAGGTGCGCGATCACCAACTGCAAACCCAGTTAGATCAATGGCTGGGGCGACATCATTTTTATCCGGGAATGGTGACTTTACTGCAAAACCTATTGCAGCAAAATGACGTAGCGCCCTATATCATCACGACGAAGGAAGCCCGGTTTACGCGACAGTTACTCCAGCACCAAAACGTCGATTTCCCGGCGGCCCAGATTTTTGGCAAAGAGCAAAAACAGCCCAAAACCGCTACTTTAAAACAATTGCTTTCTCCAGAGGTAGAGACTTTTTTCTTTATTGAAGATCGCCTCAAAACCCTAAAAAAAGTCCAACAGCAACCTGAATTAAGTACCTTGCAACTGTTTCTCGCGGACTGGGGTTATAACACCGCCCCTGAGCGATCTAGCGCCACACAGCAGGGGATTCTCGTCGTAAATTTGTCCCAATGGGTTCAAGCTGTCACTGAAATAGTTTCTTAA
- a CDS encoding DUF1825 family protein, with the protein MGFFDSEIVQQEAKTLFEDYQNLVQLGSDFGKFDREGKKMYIDQMESVMDRYKIFMKRFELSDDFMAQMAVEQMKTQLGQFGMTPQQMFDQMNLTLERMKAQIPD; encoded by the coding sequence ATGGGATTTTTTGATTCAGAAATTGTCCAGCAGGAAGCCAAAACGTTATTTGAAGACTACCAAAACTTAGTCCAACTCGGCAGTGACTTTGGTAAGTTCGACCGGGAAGGCAAAAAAATGTACATCGACCAGATGGAAAGCGTCATGGATCGCTACAAAATTTTCATGAAACGCTTTGAACTCTCCGATGACTTTATGGCCCAAATGGCCGTTGAGCAGATGAAAACCCAGCTTGGTCAGTTTGGCATGACCCCCCAACAAATGTTTGACCAGATGAATCTGACCCTCGAACGCATGAAGGCCCAAATCCCTGACTAA
- a CDS encoding SHOCT domain-containing protein has protein sequence MKQAIAKFLTQPKDRKVAVGLALLGSVTPLSGVHKFYVGQPVWGVVYILLWSTPIPQIACAIEAVWYLLQDFDSFQARFGLTKAPASDQAIAAVQQTAAIAEALRELEKLRVEGLITEYEFEQKRRQLLS, from the coding sequence ATGAAACAGGCGATCGCCAAATTTTTGACCCAGCCCAAAGACCGAAAAGTTGCTGTCGGTCTCGCCCTCCTTGGTTCGGTAACGCCCCTCTCCGGCGTCCACAAATTTTATGTCGGGCAACCAGTCTGGGGCGTTGTGTATATTCTCCTCTGGTCAACGCCGATCCCCCAAATTGCCTGTGCCATCGAAGCGGTCTGGTACCTACTGCAAGATTTTGACTCGTTCCAAGCCCGGTTTGGTTTAACAAAAGCTCCAGCGTCTGACCAGGCGATCGCCGCTGTCCAACAAACTGCTGCCATTGCCGAAGCGCTCCGGGAACTCGAAAAACTCCGGGTGGAAGGTTTGATCACCGAATATGAATTTGAGCAAAAACGTCGCCAGCTACTGAGTTAA
- a CDS encoding aromatic ring-hydroxylating dioxygenase subunit alpha, with protein MHNRHPQAVASSNSVTPQKLDVRACGINKNHWYVAARSAELTDQPLGFTLWNEDFVLYRDQAGQVQALEDRCPHRQVKLSSGQVVGDNLECAYHGWQFDASGTCAHVPYLAENQKRPACKIRTLPVREQDGFIWVFPGDPERLTDEAIQPLPIPEWEHLNYIVSVTTIDCEGHFSYLIENLMDMYHGHLHDNYQAWASAKLEDIQVTEQRVDAHYEAQSYYKIDKIWSISQLFFPALRKLHPEPLDVSYVYPNWSATLGNDFKIMCLFCPTHSSRTRAYLLHFTSLNAFWRLHKLPVPFRRWVKDLCFNAAKGLLDGLVEQDVLMIEQEQRAYLENPQRQNVELNRALMAVQRLIKQQAIAQDQTSA; from the coding sequence ATGCACAATCGCCACCCCCAAGCCGTTGCTAGTTCGAATTCTGTGACCCCCCAAAAGCTTGATGTGCGCGCCTGTGGCATCAACAAAAACCATTGGTATGTGGCGGCTCGCAGTGCCGAGTTAACGGATCAGCCCTTGGGTTTTACCCTCTGGAATGAAGATTTTGTGCTCTACCGGGATCAAGCCGGTCAAGTCCAAGCCCTCGAAGACCGCTGTCCCCACCGCCAAGTGAAACTCAGTTCTGGCCAAGTGGTTGGGGATAACTTGGAATGTGCCTACCATGGCTGGCAGTTTGATGCGTCTGGAACCTGTGCCCATGTGCCCTATCTCGCGGAAAATCAAAAACGGCCTGCTTGTAAGATTCGCACCCTCCCCGTGCGGGAACAGGATGGTTTTATTTGGGTTTTTCCGGGGGATCCCGAACGTTTAACCGACGAAGCCATTCAACCGTTGCCGATTCCAGAATGGGAGCATTTAAACTACATCGTCAGCGTCACAACCATTGACTGTGAGGGACATTTTTCCTATCTCATTGAAAACTTGATGGATATGTACCACGGTCACCTCCACGACAATTACCAAGCGTGGGCCTCGGCAAAGTTAGAGGATATCCAGGTGACTGAGCAGCGGGTAGATGCCCACTACGAAGCCCAGAGCTATTACAAAATTGATAAGATTTGGTCGATCTCCCAATTGTTTTTTCCGGCCCTGCGCAAGCTGCACCCGGAACCGTTGGATGTGAGCTATGTTTACCCCAACTGGAGCGCGACTTTGGGGAATGATTTTAAGATTATGTGCTTGTTTTGTCCGACCCACAGCAGCCGCACCCGTGCTTATCTATTGCATTTCACTTCCCTCAATGCCTTTTGGCGACTCCATAAGCTACCTGTGCCGTTTCGCCGTTGGGTAAAGGATCTCTGTTTCAATGCGGCAAAGGGGTTACTCGACGGCCTTGTGGAACAGGATGTGTTGATGATCGAGCAGGAGCAAAGGGCTTATCTGGAAAATCCCCAACGCCAAAATGTAGAACTGAACCGAGCATTGATGGCGGTGCAACGATTGATTAAACAACAGGCGATCGCCCAAGATCAGACCAGTGCTTAA
- a CDS encoding DUF2811 domain-containing protein produces the protein MNPTVSILAEIPEALHQSLTDYLETHPNWDQDRVFAAALSQFLLQTGEGQTPREAENYRTCARVYLETLFEQSKSY, from the coding sequence ATGAACCCCACCGTGAGCATTTTGGCCGAAATTCCCGAAGCCCTACACCAATCCCTAACCGACTACCTAGAAACCCATCCCAATTGGGATCAAGACCGGGTTTTTGCGGCGGCATTGTCCCAGTTTCTGCTCCAAACCGGGGAAGGACAAACCCCACGGGAAGCAGAAAATTACCGTACCTGCGCCAGAGTATACTTAGAAACGCTCTTTGAGCAGTCGAAGTCCTACTAA
- the pth gene encoding aminoacyl-tRNA hydrolase, which produces MGQGKPLVIPQLIVGLGNPEPKYDHTRHNIGFEFVDRLAADWGATLQDHRKFQGVWAEVRRNGQKLGLLKPTTYMNRSGQSLRAVIDWYKIPPESVLVVYDDMDLPLGRLRLRLQGSAGGHNGIKSIISHLGTQKFPRLRIGIGKTQLKGDRPTISHVLGKFAPAEKPILNDVLGLAEEALALSLREGVEKAMSLYNARSVESSQS; this is translated from the coding sequence ATGGGTCAAGGCAAACCACTCGTCATTCCCCAGTTGATTGTGGGACTGGGAAATCCAGAACCAAAGTACGATCACACACGCCATAACATTGGTTTTGAATTTGTCGATCGCCTCGCCGCAGATTGGGGTGCGACCCTCCAGGATCATCGAAAATTTCAAGGGGTTTGGGCGGAGGTGCGCCGCAACGGCCAGAAACTCGGTTTGCTCAAACCCACCACCTATATGAATCGTTCTGGGCAGTCTTTACGGGCTGTGATTGATTGGTACAAAATTCCCCCGGAATCGGTGCTGGTGGTCTATGACGATATGGATCTCCCCCTAGGGCGACTGCGGTTGCGTCTGCAAGGATCAGCAGGGGGTCACAACGGGATCAAATCCATTATTTCCCACCTCGGCACCCAGAAATTTCCCCGCTTACGTATTGGCATCGGCAAAACCCAACTCAAAGGAGACCGACCGACTATTTCCCACGTGCTTGGGAAGTTTGCGCCAGCAGAAAAGCCCATTTTAAATGATGTCCTAGGGCTTGCGGAAGAAGCATTGGCCCTGAGTCTCCGGGAAGGGGTGGAGAAGGCCATGAGCCTCTATAATGCCCGCAGTGTTGAATCGAGTCAGTCATAA
- a CDS encoding DUF5340 domain-containing protein, whose translation MEPLPLPSHIHYETILQILERKAQRVAAKDPMTQTQIQQLILTLRKAFSQQKQLERSCDQLRIPYEYHWSLSNQTPDHSPEA comes from the coding sequence ATGGAACCTTTACCCTTGCCTTCCCACATCCACTACGAAACGATCCTGCAAATTTTGGAGCGCAAAGCCCAACGGGTCGCCGCCAAAGATCCCATGACCCAGACCCAAATCCAACAATTGATCCTCACCCTGCGCAAGGCTTTTTCTCAACAAAAGCAACTAGAGCGCAGTTGTGACCAGCTCCGTATCCCCTACGAGTACCATTGGTCCCTCAGCAATCAAACGCCAGACCACAGCCCAGAAGCATAG
- a CDS encoding DEAD/DEAH box helicase, giving the protein MQVDLNQVFPFQLDQFQKQAIAALDADRSVVVCAPTGSGKTVIGEYAIHRALAMGQRVFYTTPLKALSNQKFRDFGETFGEKQVGLITGDIIINAQATIVVMTTEIFRNMLYETPIGQVGTSLENVLTVVLDECHYISDRGRGTVWEESIIYCPSEIQIVGLSATIGNPEIFTAWINKTRQAAHEDHPNSKEHRCELVDSDHRPVPLEFLYSNKKGLYPLLDQGGEKMNTRLRSRTNAPQGKRKKRQREDCPSLFAIVRQLRQKDLLPAIYIIFSRRGCDRSVTQLNDITLVSPEEAKLLEATLLHFFLDNQGKLQEKLLNQCDDTPEFKALVLDFIAKNPFSTEKLVDYLQENLPLREQLWQYLAQQSKFARPEQVEPLLRGIAAHHAGILPAWKELVEKLFEMGLVKLVFATATLAAGINMPARTTVISALSKRTDEGHRMLTPSEFLQMAGRAGRRGMDKVGYVVTVETPFEGAKEASRLALSSAEPLRSWFTPSYGMVLNLLQKHSLEESKELLSRSFAEYQVQQQLSPEQEAIAELTTEIARLDIDLAAFDERQFERYSKLKERLKEEERLLGILREQAELENRKLLAPLLDQLPLGSILHLKGKNLRVKEAVPAVLVEQTEEQQFLCLGTDKRWYLIKETDVVALNEGLFPADQLAQIPLPIDQNLTLGKNGKIDAEAFPLVAAIADYLLPLTEAPEVEAQKQCFAAVQAKFAASPLSQQDKPGKLLKRHQRRKDLRKELNRRQTLYRQHANKRSYYWQDFLNLIEVLQEFRALDGYTPTVLGRTAATIRGENELWLALCLLSGQLDHLAPEHLAAAICAIISEPPRGDSWTDYSQPNAVLEVLGIRKKDQGHNPVSLWELRRQLYQVQKHCGVTMPVWLESKFIGLVEQWALGVEWTELCENTSLDEGDIVRMLRRTVDVLWQIPQIPEIKPVLMRTAKEAIAKMKRFPV; this is encoded by the coding sequence TTGCAAGTAGATTTAAATCAAGTTTTTCCGTTTCAGTTAGATCAATTTCAAAAACAGGCGATCGCCGCCCTCGATGCCGATAGATCCGTGGTGGTCTGTGCGCCGACTGGCTCCGGCAAAACCGTCATTGGTGAGTATGCGATCCACCGTGCCCTCGCCATGGGTCAACGGGTTTTTTATACTACTCCCCTCAAAGCCCTTTCCAACCAAAAGTTCCGGGATTTTGGCGAAACCTTCGGTGAAAAACAAGTGGGCTTGATCACGGGCGATATCATCATCAATGCCCAGGCGACCATCGTCGTGATGACCACGGAAATTTTCCGGAATATGCTCTACGAAACCCCCATTGGTCAGGTGGGTACGTCCCTGGAAAATGTTTTAACAGTGGTCTTGGATGAATGCCACTACATTAGCGATCGCGGCCGCGGCACCGTCTGGGAAGAATCCATTATTTATTGCCCCTCAGAGATTCAAATTGTTGGTCTGTCGGCGACCATCGGCAACCCAGAGATTTTTACCGCCTGGATTAACAAAACCCGTCAAGCAGCCCACGAAGACCACCCCAACAGCAAAGAACACCGCTGCGAATTAGTCGATTCCGACCACCGCCCCGTGCCCCTGGAGTTTCTCTATAGCAACAAAAAAGGCTTGTACCCGCTCCTCGATCAGGGAGGGGAAAAGATGAATACTCGCTTGCGATCGCGCACCAATGCCCCCCAAGGCAAACGCAAAAAACGTCAACGGGAAGACTGTCCTAGTTTATTTGCCATTGTGCGCCAACTCCGCCAAAAGGATCTGCTACCAGCGATTTACATCATTTTTAGTCGGCGGGGCTGCGATCGCTCGGTGACCCAACTCAACGACATTACCCTCGTTTCCCCAGAAGAAGCCAAACTTTTGGAAGCGACCCTGCTGCACTTTTTCTTAGATAACCAAGGCAAACTCCAGGAAAAGCTCCTCAATCAATGTGATGACACCCCAGAATTTAAAGCCCTGGTGCTGGATTTCATCGCCAAAAATCCCTTTTCTACCGAAAAGCTAGTGGACTATCTCCAGGAAAATCTCCCCCTGCGCGAACAGCTTTGGCAATACCTCGCCCAACAGTCAAAATTCGCCCGTCCCGAACAGGTGGAACCTCTACTGCGGGGCATCGCGGCTCACCATGCGGGGATTCTGCCAGCCTGGAAAGAACTCGTCGAAAAGCTATTTGAAATGGGCCTCGTGAAATTGGTGTTTGCAACGGCGACTTTGGCCGCAGGGATTAATATGCCCGCCCGCACCACGGTAATTTCTGCCCTCTCGAAACGTACCGATGAAGGACACCGGATGCTGACACCTTCGGAATTTTTGCAGATGGCGGGTCGCGCGGGTCGTCGGGGCATGGATAAAGTGGGCTATGTGGTCACTGTGGAAACGCCCTTTGAGGGAGCAAAAGAAGCCTCTCGCCTTGCCCTCTCGAGTGCAGAACCGTTGCGCAGTTGGTTTACGCCTTCCTACGGTATGGTGTTAAACCTTTTACAAAAACATAGCCTGGAGGAATCGAAGGAACTCTTATCCCGGAGTTTTGCGGAATATCAGGTACAACAACAACTCAGCCCGGAACAGGAGGCGATCGCCGAACTGACTACGGAAATTGCCCGCCTTGATATTGACCTCGCGGCCTTTGATGAACGGCAGTTTGAACGCTACAGCAAACTCAAGGAACGGCTCAAGGAAGAAGAACGGCTATTGGGGATTCTCCGGGAGCAGGCGGAACTCGAAAACCGTAAACTGTTGGCCCCTTTGTTGGATCAGCTCCCCCTCGGCTCCATTTTGCACCTCAAAGGGAAAAACCTGCGGGTCAAAGAAGCGGTTCCCGCCGTCCTTGTAGAACAAACTGAGGAACAGCAGTTTCTGTGTTTGGGCACCGATAAACGTTGGTACCTAATTAAAGAAACGGACGTGGTTGCCCTCAATGAAGGTCTTTTTCCCGCCGATCAACTGGCGCAAATTCCGTTACCCATTGATCAAAATCTTACCCTTGGGAAAAATGGCAAAATTGATGCTGAAGCTTTTCCCCTCGTGGCGGCGATCGCCGATTACCTTCTGCCCCTCACCGAAGCCCCTGAAGTAGAAGCCCAAAAACAATGCTTTGCCGCTGTCCAGGCCAAATTTGCCGCTTCTCCCCTGAGCCAGCAGGACAAACCCGGCAAACTCCTCAAACGTCACCAGCGACGCAAAGACCTCCGCAAAGAATTAAACCGTCGTCAAACCCTCTACCGTCAGCACGCCAACAAACGCTCCTATTACTGGCAAGATTTCCTGAACCTGATTGAAGTCTTGCAGGAATTTCGTGCCCTCGATGGTTATACGCCAACGGTTTTAGGGCGTACTGCGGCAACAATTCGTGGGGAAAACGAACTATGGTTGGCGCTGTGTCTGCTTTCGGGCCAATTAGATCACCTCGCGCCGGAACATTTGGCCGCCGCTATCTGTGCGATCATCAGCGAACCGCCCCGGGGTGATAGCTGGACGGATTATTCTCAACCCAATGCCGTTTTAGAAGTGCTGGGCATCCGCAAAAAAGACCAAGGCCATAACCCCGTTAGCCTGTGGGAATTGCGTCGGCAACTGTACCAAGTGCAAAAGCATTGTGGTGTGACCATGCCTGTTTGGCTTGAAAGTAAATTTATTGGCCTAGTGGAACAGTGGGCTTTGGGGGTCGAGTGGACTGAACTTTGTGAAAATACCAGCCTTGATGAGGGAGATATTGTGCGGATGTTGCGGCGCACGGTCGATGTTCTCTGGCAAATCCCCCAAATTCCGGAGATTAAACCTGTTCTCATGCGCACTGCCAAAGAGGCGATCGCCAAAATGAAACGCTTCCCCGTTTAG
- a CDS encoding GNAT family N-acetyltransferase yields MVTIRPFQTQDIPAIAQLFHDTVHTINAQDYSPAQLRAWAPDDLYFRDWETRCHACFTYIAEEDTQILGFAELSPAGHIGCFYCHKDHQRRGIGRQLYQALLAQADQLQLSTLTVEASITAKPFFAALGFRILQAQQVQRHQQTLTNYRMIKQLR; encoded by the coding sequence ATGGTTACGATTCGTCCGTTTCAAACTCAGGATATTCCGGCGATCGCCCAACTGTTCCACGACACTGTCCATACCATCAATGCCCAGGACTATTCCCCGGCCCAACTGCGAGCCTGGGCACCCGATGACCTGTATTTCCGCGATTGGGAAACCCGTTGTCATGCTTGCTTTACTTACATTGCCGAAGAGGATACACAAATCCTTGGGTTTGCGGAACTTTCGCCAGCGGGTCACATTGGCTGTTTCTATTGCCACAAAGATCACCAACGGCGGGGCATTGGTCGCCAACTCTATCAGGCACTCCTCGCCCAAGCAGACCAGTTACAACTCAGCACCCTAACCGTTGAAGCCAGTATTACCGCGAAACCTTTTTTTGCAGCCCTGGGGTTTCGGATTCTCCAAGCGCAACAGGTTCAACGCCATCAACAAACATTGACAAACTACCGGATGATCAAGCAGCTTCGTTAA